A genomic window from Phoenix dactylifera cultivar Barhee BC4 unplaced genomic scaffold, palm_55x_up_171113_PBpolish2nd_filt_p 000007F, whole genome shotgun sequence includes:
- the LOC103712271 gene encoding probable xyloglucan glycosyltransferase 9 yields MAPSFGWWAKETHRGTPVIVKMENPNWSISEISPDDDDDYGVGVGDDGGEEFAAGARPRKGGRGKNAKQITWVLLLKAHRAAGCLTSLASAVFGFASAVRRRVASGRTDSDAASSPQEESPVLRTRFYSCIKVFLWLSVVLLGVEVVAYCKGWHLGAPKLRGLAFPTSFGVRDLFDSVYSGWIHFRAEYVAPPLQFLADACVVLFLIQSADRLILCIGCFWIRFKRIKPVPKNAKLGAGASEDLESGGEDFPMVLVQIPMCNEREVYQQSIAAVCNLDWPRSNLLVQVLDDSNDPTTQALIKEEVEKWQQNGARIVYRHRVIRDGYKAGNLKSAMNCSYVKDYELVAIFDADFQPQPDFLKRTVPHFKDNEEVGLVQARWSFVNKDENLLTRLQNINLCFHFEVEQQVNGVFIDFFGFNGTAGVWRIKALEDAGGWMERTTVEDMDIAVRAHLKGWKFIFLNDVECQCELPESYEAYRKQQHRWHSGPMQLFRLCLPDIIRAKIGFWKKANLIFLFFLLRKLILPFYSFTLFCIILPMTMFVPEAELPAWVVCYIPAMMSFLNILPAPRSFPFIVPYLLFENTMSVTKFNAMISGLFQLGSAYEWVVTKKSGRSSEGDLVHLIEKEPKQQRGASAPNLDAIAKEEPKARKDRKKHNRIYRKELALACLLLTASARSLLSAQGIHFYFLLFQGVSFLLVGLDLIGEQIQ; encoded by the exons ATGGCGCCGTCGTTCGGTTGGTGGGCCAAGGAGACCCACCGCGGGACGCCGGTAATCGTCAAAATGGAGAATCCCAACTGGTCCATCTCGGAGATCTCCCCGGACGACGACGATGACTACGGTGTCGGCGTTGGCGACGACGGAGGAGAGGAGTTCGCTGCCGGCGCCCGGCCGCGGAAGGGCGGGAGGGGGAAGAACGCGAAGCAGATCACCTGGGTGCTCCTCCTCAAGGCCCACCGTGCCGCCGGCTGCCTCACCTCCCTCGCCTCCGCCGTCTTCGGCTTCGCATCCGCCGTCCGCCGCCGGGTCGCCTCCGGCCGGACGGACTCCGACGCCGCCTCATCCCCTCAGGAGGAGAGCCCGGTGCTGCGCACCCGGTTCTATTCTTGTATCAAGGTCTTCCTTTGGCTCTCGGTGGTGCTCTTGGGGGTTGAGGTCGTTGCCTACTGCAAGGGCTggcacctgggagcccccaagCTCCGGGGCCTCGCCTTCCCCACCTCATTTGGCGTTCGAGATCTCTTCGACTCCGTGTACTCCGGGTGGATCCACTTCCGGGCGGAGTACGTCGCTCCGCCGCTCCAGTTCCTCGCCGACGCCTGCGTCGTTCTTTTCCTCATCCAGAGCGCTGACCgcctcatcctctgcatcggcTGCTTCTGGATCCGTTTCAAGAGGATCAAACCGGTGCCGAAGAACGCTAAGCTTGGCGCCGGAGCTTCCGAAGACCTCGAATCCGGCGGCGAGGATTTTCCCATGGTGCTTGTCCAGATACCCATGTGCAATGAGAGAGAG GTGTATCAGCAGTCGATTGCTGCTGTGTGCAATCTAGATTGGCCGAGGTCCAATTTGCTGGTTCAGGTGTTGGATGATTCCAACGATCCCACGACGCAGGCACTGATCAAGGAGGAGGTGGAGAAGTGGCAGCAGAATGGAGCTCGGATCGTGTACCGACACCGGGTTATCCGAGATGGATACAAGGCTGGGAACCTCAAGTCCGCCATGAATTGCAGCTATGTTAAGGACTATGAGCTCGTCGCCATCTTTGATGCCGACTTCCAGCCGCAGCCGGACTTTTTGAAGCGAACTGTTCCCCATTTTAAG GACAATGAGGAGGTGGGGCTGGTGCAGGCGAGGTGGTCTTTTGTGAACAAAGATGAGAATTTGCTGACCAGGCTGCAGAACATTAATCTGTGCTTTCACTTTGAGGTGGAGCAGCAGGTGAATGGGGTGTTCATCGACTTCTTTGGATTCAACGGGACGGCTGGAGTTTGGAGAATTAAGGCTCTGGAAGATGCTGGGGGATGGATGGAGAGAACCACTGTGGAGGACATGGACATTGCGGTCCGAGCCCATCTCAAGGGATGGAAGTTCATCTTCCTCAATGACGTGGAG TGCCAATGTGAATTGCCGGAGTCATACGAGGCTTACAGGAAGCAGCAACACCGATGGCATTCCGGCCCAATGCAGTTGTTTAGGCTCTGCTTGCCAGATATTATCCGAGCCAAG attGGGTTCTGGAAGAAGGCCAACTTGATCTTTCTGTTTTTCCTTCTCCGAAAACTCATATTACCATTCTACTCCTTTACTTTATTCTGCATCATCCTCCCAATGACCATGTTTGTCCCTGAAGCCGAGCTCCCTGCATGGGTGGTCTGCTACATCCCCGCCATGATGTCCTTCCTCAACATCCTGCCTGCACCTAGATCCTTCCCATTCATTGTCCCCTACCTGCTCTTCGAAAATACCATGTCTGTGACCAAGTTCAATGCCATGATCTCTGGCCTATTCCAACTTGGGAGCGCCTATGAATGGGTTGTCACAAAGAAATCAGGCCGTTCCTCTGAGGGTGATCTTGTTcacttaatagaaaaagaacctAAACAACAACGTGGTGCCTCTGCTCCCAACCTTGATGCCATTGCAAAGGAAGAACCCAAGGCCAGAAAGGATAGGAAAAAACATAACAGGATCTACCGGAAAGAGCTGGCACTTGCCTGCCTTCTCTTGACTGCTTCTGCTCGAAGTTTGCTCTCCGCTCAGGGTATACATTTTTACTTCCTCCTCTTTCAAGGGGTCTCATTCCTGTTGGTGGGTCTTGATCTGATTGGCGAGCAGATTCAGTGA
- the LOC103712272 gene encoding pathogenesis-related protein PRB1-3-like — protein sequence MKFSNLTLALACAVFLAMAHTTIAQNSPQDFVSAHNAARAAVGVGSVSWDDSVAAYAQNYANQRIGDCQLKHSGGPYGENLFWGSGADFTAADAVKSWVDEKQWYDYNTNTCASGHQCGHYTQVVWRDSTNIGCARVKCNSGAIFIICNYKPPGNIVGQRPY from the coding sequence ATGAAGTTCTCAAACCTAACCTTAGCTTTGGCCTGTGCCGTGTTCTTGGCCATGGCTCACACCACCATTGCCCAAAACTCCCCCCAAGACTTCGTGAGTGCCCACAACGCAGCCCGGGCAGCCGTCGGCGTCGGCTCGGTGTCGTGGGACGACAGCGTGGCTGCCTACGCCCAGAACTACGCCAACCAGCGGATCGGCGACTGCCAGCTCAAACACTCCGGTGGACCGTACGGTGAGAACCTCTTCTGGGGGTCCGGTGCCGACTTCACGGCGGCCGACGCTGTGAAGTCGTGGGTGGATGAGAAGCAGTGGTATGACTACAACACCAACACTTGCGCCTCCGGGCACCAGTGCGGCCACTACACCCAGGTGGTGTGGCGAGACTCCACCAACATCGGCTGCGCTCGGGTGAAGTGCAACAGCGGTGCCATCTTCATCATCTGCAACTATAAGCCTCCAGGCaacatcgtggggcagcgcccaTATTAA